One part of the Lachnospiraceae bacterium JLR.KK002 genome encodes these proteins:
- the fusA gene encoding elongation factor G has translation MAGREYPLERTRNIGIMAHIDAGKTTTTERILYYTGVNYKIGDTHEGTATMDWMEQEQERGITITSAATTCHWTLQENCKPKEGALEHRINIIDTPGHVDFTVEVERSLRVLDGAVGVFCAKGGVEPQSENVWRQADTYNVPRMAFINKMDILGADFYGAVEQIKTRLGKNAICIQLPIGKEDSFKGIVDLFEMKAYIYNDDKGDDISVIDIPDDMKEDAELYRTELVEKVCELDDDLMMEYLEGEEPSVEAMKAALRKGTCECTAIPVCCGTAYRNKGVQKLLDAVIEYMPSPVDIPAIKGTDMEGNEVERHSSDEEPFSALAFKIMTDPFVGKLAFFRVYSGTMNSGSYVLNATKDKKERVGRILQMHANKRAELDKVYSGDIAAAVGFKFTATGDTICDEQHPVILESMEFPEPVIELAIEPKTKAGQGKMGEALAKLAEEDPTFRAHTNAETGQTIIAGMGELHLEIIVDRLLREFKVEANVGAPQVAYKETFTKPIDQEYKYAKQSGGRGQYGHCKVRFEPMDANGEELFKFDSEVVGGAIPKEYIPAVGEGIEEATKAGILAGFPVVGVHATVYDGSYHEVDSSEMAFHIAGSMAFKEAMKKATPVLLEPIMKVEVTMPEEYMGDVIGDINSRRGRIEGMDDLGGGKIVRAFVPLAEMFGYSTDLRSRTQGRGNYSMFFEKYEQVPKSVQEKVITAKD, from the coding sequence TTGGCTGGAAGAGAATATCCATTAGAGAGAACCAGAAATATCGGTATTATGGCTCATATTGACGCTGGTAAAACTACCACGACAGAGCGTATTCTTTACTATACCGGTGTTAATTATAAGATTGGTGATACTCATGAAGGTACTGCCACCATGGACTGGATGGAGCAGGAGCAGGAAAGAGGTATTACCATTACTTCAGCCGCTACAACATGTCACTGGACGTTACAGGAAAACTGTAAGCCGAAAGAAGGTGCATTGGAGCATCGTATCAATATTATTGATACTCCGGGACACGTTGACTTTACGGTTGAAGTGGAACGTTCACTCCGTGTACTGGATGGCGCCGTAGGCGTTTTCTGTGCAAAAGGCGGGGTAGAACCTCAGTCTGAAAACGTATGGCGCCAGGCCGATACCTATAACGTACCGAGAATGGCATTTATCAATAAGATGGACATTCTGGGAGCTGATTTCTACGGAGCAGTGGAACAGATTAAAACGCGTCTGGGTAAGAATGCAATCTGCATTCAGCTGCCCATCGGTAAGGAAGATTCTTTTAAGGGAATCGTTGACCTGTTTGAAATGAAAGCCTATATCTATAATGATGATAAAGGCGATGATATTTCAGTTATAGATATTCCGGATGATATGAAGGAAGACGCAGAACTGTACCGTACGGAACTGGTGGAAAAAGTATGTGAGCTGGATGACGACCTGATGATGGAGTACCTGGAAGGGGAAGAACCATCAGTGGAAGCCATGAAAGCTGCTTTAAGAAAAGGAACCTGCGAATGTACGGCTATTCCGGTATGCTGCGGTACTGCTTACAGGAATAAGGGCGTTCAGAAGCTGCTGGACGCAGTAATTGAGTATATGCCCTCTCCGGTAGATATCCCTGCAATTAAGGGAACAGACATGGAAGGCAATGAAGTAGAGAGACATTCTTCAGACGAAGAACCATTCTCAGCGCTGGCATTTAAGATTATGACAGACCCGTTCGTAGGAAAGCTGGCATTCTTCCGTGTGTATTCCGGTACCATGAATTCCGGTTCCTATGTACTGAATGCAACAAAAGATAAAAAAGAGCGTGTGGGACGTATCCTTCAGATGCATGCAAATAAGCGGGCGGAACTTGATAAAGTTTACTCCGGTGATATTGCGGCAGCAGTAGGATTCAAATTTACCGCTACAGGAGATACCATCTGCGATGAGCAGCACCCGGTAATTCTGGAGTCCATGGAGTTCCCGGAACCGGTTATTGAGCTGGCAATCGAGCCCAAGACAAAAGCAGGACAGGGCAAGATGGGCGAGGCTCTTGCCAAACTTGCAGAGGAAGACCCCACCTTCCGCGCACACACCAATGCAGAGACAGGACAGACCATTATCGCAGGTATGGGCGAGCTCCATCTGGAGATTATCGTTGACCGTCTGCTCCGCGAATTCAAGGTAGAGGCAAATGTAGGTGCGCCTCAGGTTGCTTACAAAGAGACATTTACCAAACCAATCGATCAGGAATACAAATATGCAAAACAGTCCGGCGGACGCGGACAGTATGGCCACTGTAAAGTCAGATTTGAGCCAATGGACGCCAACGGAGAAGAACTGTTCAAATTTGATTCCGAAGTTGTGGGCGGCGCTATTCCGAAAGAATATATCCCTGCAGTAGGGGAAGGTATTGAGGAAGCTACCAAAGCCGGTATTCTGGCAGGATTCCCGGTTGTAGGCGTTCATGCTACCGTATACGACGGTTCCTACCATGAAGTGGACTCTTCTGAAATGGCATTCCATATTGCCGGTTCCATGGCATTTAAAGAGGCCATGAAGAAAGCAACACCGGTACTGCTGGAGCCTATTATGAAAGTGGAAGTAACCATGCCGGAAGAATACATGGGCGACGTAATCGGAGATATCAACTCCCGCCGCGGACGTATCGAAGGTATGGACGACCTGGGCGGCGGCAAGATTGTGCGCGCATTTGTGCCTCTTGCTGAAATGTTCGGATATTCCACAGATTTACGTTCCAGAACACAGGGACGCGGAAACTATTCCATGTTCTTTGAAAAATACGAACAGGTACCGAAGAGTGTTCAGGAAAAAGTAATCACCGCAAAAGACTGA
- the rpsG gene encoding 30S ribosomal protein S7 yields the protein MPRKGHTQKRDVLADPLYNNKVVTKLINNIMLDGKKGVAQKIVYGAFNRVAEKTDKPAIEVFEEAMNNIMPVLEVKARRIGGATYQVPIEVRPDRRQALALRWLTLFSRKRGEKTMEERLANEIMDAANNTGASVKRKEDMHKMAEANKAFAHYRF from the coding sequence GTGCCACGTAAAGGACATACTCAGAAGAGAGACGTATTAGCAGATCCACTGTACAATAATAAAGTGGTTACTAAACTTATCAACAACATTATGCTGGATGGTAAGAAGGGCGTAGCTCAGAAAATTGTATATGGAGCATTTAACAGAGTTGCAGAAAAAACCGACAAGCCGGCAATCGAAGTATTCGAAGAGGCTATGAACAATATTATGCCGGTACTGGAAGTAAAAGCAAGACGTATCGGCGGTGCAACATATCAGGTGCCGATTGAGGTAAGACCTGACAGACGCCAGGCCCTGGCGCTCCGCTGGCTGACTCTTTTCTCACGCAAGAGAGGCGAGAAGACCATGGAAGAAAGGCTGGCAAATGAGATTATGGATGCGGCAAATAATACGGGTGCATCTGTAAAGAGAAAAGAAGATATGCACAAAATGGCAGAGGCAAACAAAGCATTTGCGCATTATCGTTTTTAA
- the rpsL gene encoding 30S ribosomal protein S12, whose protein sequence is MPTFNQLVRKGRQTSTKKSTAPALQKGYNSLKKRPTDTSAPQKRGVCTAVKTATPKKPNSALRKIARVRLSNGIEVTSYIPGEGHNLQEHSVVLIRGGRVKDLPGTRYHIIRGTLDTAGVANRRQARSKYGAKRPKDAKK, encoded by the coding sequence ATGCCAACATTTAACCAGTTAGTAAGAAAAGGAAGACAGACATCTACAAAGAAATCTACCGCACCGGCTTTACAGAAAGGATACAACTCCTTAAAGAAACGCCCAACGGATACTTCTGCACCCCAGAAGAGAGGTGTTTGTACCGCAGTGAAAACTGCAACTCCTAAGAAACCTAACTCTGCTCTTCGTAAAATCGCCAGAGTCCGTCTTTCCAACGGAATTGAAGTGACAAGCTATATTCCGGGTGAAGGCCATAACCTGCAGGAGCACAGCGTTGTTCTGATCAGGGGCGGAAGAGTAAAAGACTTGCCAGGTACCAGATATCACATTATCCGTGGAACTCTGGATACCGCAGGCGTTGCAAACAGACGCCAGGCACGTTCCAAATATGGTGCAAAGAGACCAAAAGATGCCAAAAAATAA
- the rpoC gene encoding DNA-directed RNA polymerase subunit beta', translated as MPETMNKEKYQPITFDAIKIGLASPEKIREWSRGEVKKPETINYRTLKPEKDGLFCEKIFGPSKDWECHCGKYKKIRYKGVVCDRCGVEITKASVRRERMGHIELAAPVSHIWYFKGIPSRMGLILDLSPRTLEKVLYFASYIVLDKGTSDLQYKQVLSEAEYQEAREKYGSDFRVGMGAESIKELLEAIDLEKDAVELKTALKDATGQKRARIIKRLEVVEAFRGSGNRPEWMIMDVIPVIPPDLRPMVQLDGGRFATSDLNDLYRRIINRNNRLRRLLELGAPDIIVRNEKRMLQEAVDALIDNGRRGRPVTGPGNRALKSLSDMLKGKSGRFRQNLLGKRVDYSGRSVIVVGPELKIYQCGLPKEMAIELFKPFVMKELVCNGTAHNIKSAKKMVERLQSEVWDVLEEVIKEHPVMLNRAPTLHRLGIQAFEPILVEGKAIKLHPLVCTAFNADFDGDQMAVHLPLSVEAQSECRFLLLSPNNLLKPSDGGPVAVPSQDMVLGIYYLTQERPGALGEGKFFKNVNEAILAYENEALTLHSRIKVRITRTMPGGEEINGNVESTLGRFIFNEILPQDLGFVDRSNPEDVLKLEIDFHVGKKGLKQILEKVINIHGATRTAEVLDDIKAMGYKYSTRAAMTVSISDMTVPEKKPALIKNAQDTVDKITRNYKRGLITEEERYKEVVETWKETDDILTKELLDGLDKYNNIYMMADSGARGSDKQIKQLAGMRGLMADTTGRTIELPIKSNFREGLDVLEYFMSAHGARKGLSDTALRTADSGYLTRRLVDVSQELIIRDIDCCEGKEAPGMYVKAFMDGKEEIESLQERITGRFACEDICDAEGNVLVRANHMITPKRAALVMSKGVDDKGEPLDRVKIRTVLTCRSHNGICAKCYGANMATGQAVQVGESVGIIAAQSIGEPGTQLTMRTFHTGGVAGNDITQGLPRVEELFEARKPKGLAIITEFAGVATIKDTKKKREIIVTNDETGETKAYLIPYGSRIKIMDGAVLEAGDELTEGSVNPHDILKIKGVRAVQDYMIQEVQRVYRLQGVEINDKHIEVIVRQMLKKIRIENNGDSEFLPGTLVDILEYEDTNESLEEEGLEPAEGKQVMLGITKASLATNSFLSAASFQETTKVLTEAAIKGKVDPLIGLKENVIIGKLIPAGTGMKRYRDIRLSTDVNDMDSIYFDEEMLDFSYVPEEEEPEEEDFGEDFEELDETEEAEVLETE; from the coding sequence ATGCCGGAAACAATGAATAAAGAAAAATACCAGCCAATTACCTTTGACGCCATCAAGATTGGACTGGCATCACCTGAAAAAATAAGAGAATGGTCCCGCGGAGAAGTAAAAAAACCCGAAACCATTAACTATAGAACCCTGAAACCGGAAAAGGACGGACTGTTCTGCGAAAAGATTTTCGGACCCAGCAAGGACTGGGAATGCCACTGCGGAAAGTATAAGAAAATCCGTTATAAAGGCGTAGTCTGCGACCGTTGCGGTGTGGAAATTACCAAGGCAAGCGTCCGCAGGGAACGCATGGGGCATATCGAGCTGGCAGCTCCCGTTTCCCATATCTGGTATTTTAAGGGAATCCCCAGCAGAATGGGACTGATTCTGGATTTATCACCCAGGACTCTGGAAAAGGTGCTGTATTTTGCCTCCTATATTGTACTGGACAAAGGCACCAGTGATTTGCAGTACAAACAGGTATTGTCGGAAGCAGAATATCAGGAAGCAAGAGAAAAATACGGCAGTGATTTCCGGGTAGGCATGGGTGCGGAGTCCATCAAAGAACTGCTGGAAGCCATTGACCTGGAAAAAGATGCGGTGGAGTTAAAGACAGCTTTAAAAGACGCCACGGGCCAGAAACGTGCCAGAATTATCAAACGTCTGGAGGTTGTGGAGGCTTTCCGGGGATCAGGAAACCGGCCGGAGTGGATGATTATGGATGTGATTCCTGTGATTCCGCCGGATTTACGCCCCATGGTACAGCTGGATGGAGGAAGATTTGCAACCTCCGACTTAAACGATCTGTACCGCCGGATTATCAACCGGAACAACCGTCTGCGCAGGCTGCTGGAGCTGGGCGCACCGGATATTATTGTGAGAAATGAAAAACGTATGCTGCAGGAAGCAGTAGACGCTTTAATTGATAACGGCAGGAGAGGACGTCCGGTAACCGGGCCCGGAAACCGTGCGCTGAAATCCCTGTCCGATATGTTAAAAGGAAAATCCGGACGGTTCCGTCAGAACCTGCTGGGTAAACGTGTGGATTATTCCGGACGTTCCGTTATCGTGGTGGGACCGGAACTGAAAATTTACCAGTGCGGCCTGCCGAAAGAAATGGCCATTGAGCTGTTCAAGCCTTTTGTTATGAAAGAGCTGGTATGCAACGGAACGGCCCATAACATTAAGAGCGCAAAAAAAATGGTGGAGCGTCTTCAGTCAGAGGTATGGGACGTTCTGGAAGAAGTAATCAAAGAACATCCGGTTATGCTGAACCGTGCACCTACTCTTCACAGACTGGGAATTCAGGCATTTGAGCCCATACTGGTAGAAGGTAAGGCTATTAAGCTCCATCCTCTGGTATGTACGGCATTTAACGCGGATTTCGACGGAGACCAGATGGCTGTGCATCTTCCATTGTCTGTGGAAGCTCAGTCAGAGTGCAGATTTTTGCTGCTGTCTCCCAATAACCTGCTGAAACCCTCCGACGGAGGCCCGGTAGCAGTGCCTTCCCAGGATATGGTCCTTGGTATTTACTACCTGACACAGGAACGGCCGGGGGCACTGGGAGAAGGAAAATTCTTCAAAAACGTAAATGAAGCGATTCTGGCCTATGAAAACGAGGCTCTGACCCTTCATTCCAGAATAAAAGTGCGCATTACCAGAACTATGCCGGGAGGCGAGGAAATAAACGGAAATGTGGAGTCCACCCTGGGCCGCTTTATTTTCAATGAAATACTTCCTCAGGATCTGGGATTTGTGGACAGAAGCAATCCGGAGGACGTTCTGAAACTGGAAATTGATTTCCATGTGGGGAAAAAGGGTCTGAAACAGATTCTGGAAAAAGTAATCAATATCCACGGTGCTACCAGAACAGCGGAAGTGCTGGACGATATCAAAGCCATGGGTTATAAATATTCCACCAGAGCGGCCATGACGGTTTCCATTTCCGACATGACGGTGCCGGAGAAAAAACCTGCCCTGATTAAGAATGCTCAGGATACGGTGGATAAGATTACCAGGAACTACAAGCGCGGTCTGATTACGGAAGAAGAGCGTTACAAAGAAGTTGTGGAAACCTGGAAAGAAACAGACGACATCCTGACGAAAGAGCTGCTGGATGGTCTGGATAAATACAATAACATTTATATGATGGCAGATTCCGGAGCCCGTGGTTCTGACAAACAGATTAAACAGCTTGCAGGTATGCGAGGCCTGATGGCTGATACCACAGGACGGACCATTGAGCTGCCCATCAAATCAAACTTCCGTGAAGGACTGGACGTACTGGAATATTTCATGTCCGCCCATGGAGCACGGAAAGGACTTTCCGATACTGCGCTTCGTACCGCAGACTCCGGTTATCTGACCAGACGTCTGGTGGACGTATCGCAGGAGCTGATTATCCGTGATATTGACTGCTGCGAAGGAAAAGAAGCGCCTGGAATGTATGTAAAGGCCTTTATGGACGGAAAAGAAGAAATTGAAAGTCTTCAGGAGCGTATTACCGGGCGGTTTGCCTGTGAAGATATCTGCGATGCAGAAGGAAACGTACTGGTCAGGGCCAATCATATGATTACCCCGAAACGTGCCGCCCTTGTGATGAGCAAAGGAGTGGATGACAAAGGGGAGCCTCTGGACAGAGTAAAAATCCGTACGGTGCTGACCTGCCGTTCCCATAACGGTATCTGTGCAAAATGCTACGGCGCCAATATGGCTACCGGTCAGGCAGTACAGGTGGGAGAATCCGTGGGCATTATTGCGGCCCAGTCCATCGGTGAGCCGGGAACACAGCTTACCATGCGTACCTTCCATACCGGCGGCGTTGCCGGCAACGACATCACACAGGGTCTTCCCCGTGTGGAGGAGCTTTTTGAGGCCCGCAAACCGAAAGGACTTGCAATTATCACCGAATTTGCAGGAGTTGCCACCATCAAGGATACCAAGAAAAAACGTGAAATTATCGTAACTAACGATGAAACGGGAGAAACCAAGGCATACCTGATTCCCTATGGTTCCAGAATCAAGATCATGGACGGGGCAGTGCTGGAAGCCGGAGATGAGCTGACGGAAGGAAGCGTAAATCCCCATGATATTTTGAAAATCAAGGGCGTTCGGGCAGTACAGGATTATATGATTCAGGAAGTGCAGCGTGTATACCGTCTGCAGGGTGTGGAAATCAACGATAAGCATATTGAGGTGATTGTACGCCAGATGCTGAAAAAAATCCGCATTGAAAACAACGGAGATTCTGAATTCCTCCCTGGAACCCTGGTGGATATACTGGAATATGAGGACACCAATGAGAGTCTGGAAGAAGAAGGACTGGAGCCGGCAGAAGGCAAACAGGTGATGCTGGGAATTACCAAGGCCTCACTTGCCACCAATTCTTTCCTGTCCGCAGCATCCTTCCAGGAGACCACAAAAGTATTGACTGAGGCAGCCATCAAGGGTAAGGTTGACCCGCTGATCGGACTGAAAGAAAACGTAATTATCGGTAAGCTGATTCCTGCCGGAACCGGTATGAAACGTTACCGCGACATCCGCCTTTCCACCGATGTAAATGACATGGACAGTATTTACTTTGACGAAGAAATGCTGGATTTCAGTTACGTGCCGGAAGAAGAGGAACCGGAGGAGGAAGATTTCGGGGAAGATTTTGAGGAGCTGGACGAAACAGAAGAAGCAGAAGTGCTGGAAACAGAATAA
- a CDS encoding DNA-directed RNA polymerase subunit beta, whose protein sequence is MEKNRIRPIKAGKSVRMSYSRQKEVLEMPNLIEVQKNSYNWFINEGLKEVFADISPIADYSGQLSLEFVDFTLCEKDVKYSIEECKERDATYAAPLKVRVRFYNKEAVEEVKDYEIFMGDLPLMTETGTFVINGAERVIVSQLVRSPGIYYGIAHDKVGKTLYSCTVIPNRGAWLEYETDSNDVFYVRVDRTRKVPVTVLIRALGIGTNQEIIDLFGEEPKIIASFGKDVATNYQEGLLELYKKIRPGEPLTVESAESLINAMFFDPRRYDLAKVGRYKFNKKLSLRNRIHGQVLAEDVVDVSTGEIIAEQGATVTRELADDIQNAAVPYVWIQGEERNIKVLSNLMVDVTRYVDIDREEARKLGITELVYYPVLETILEENETLEDIKNALHRDAADLIPKHITREDILASINYNMHLEYGLGNDDDIDHLGNRRIRAVGELLQNQYRIGLSRMERVVRERMTTQDLEGISPQSLINIKPVTAAVKEFFGSSQLSQFMDQNNPLGELTHKRRLSALGPGGLSRDRAGFEVRDVHYSHYGRMCPIETPEGPNIGLINSLATYARINDYGFVEAPYRKIDKSDPKNPRVTDEVVYMTADEEDNYHVAQANEALDKDGHFVRNSVSGRYREETQEYEKTMFDYMDVSPKMVFSVATALIPFLENDDANRALMGSNMQRQAVPLLTTEAPAVGTGMETKAAVDSGVCVVAKHSGVVERSVSNEITIRTEEGRREVYKLTKFSRSNQSNCYNQRPIVFKGDRVEAGQVIADGPSTSNGELALGKNPLIGFMTWEGYNYEDAVLLSERLVQEDVYTSVHIEEYEAEARDTKLGPEEITRDVPGVGDDALKDLDERGIIRIGAEVRAGDILVGKVTPKGETELTAEERLLRAIFGEKAREVRDTSLKVPHGEYGIVVDAKVFTRENGDELSPGVNQAVRIYIAQKRKISVGDKMAGRHGNKGVVSRVLPVEDMPFLPNGRPLDIVLNPLGVPSRMNIGQVLEIHLSLAAKALGFNIATPVFDGAREDDIMDTLDLANDYVNLSWEDFETKYKTELLPEVMEYLYENRGHREVWKGVPLSRDGKVRLRDGRTGEYFDSPVTIGHMHYLKLHHLVDDKIHARSTGPYSLVTQQPLGGKAQFGGQRFGEMEVWALEAYGASYTLQEILTVKSDDVIGRVKTYEAIIKGDNIPEPGIPESFKVLLKELQSLGLDVKVLDENREEVELMETSEYGNTDLNSIITGDRNFAFEEEESFGAMGFSKQEFSEDEELVDIEEEEEEALELEDDFADFDSVLDD, encoded by the coding sequence ATGGAGAAAAACAGAATACGTCCGATTAAAGCAGGAAAAAGCGTTCGTATGAGTTACTCGCGACAAAAGGAAGTATTGGAAATGCCGAACCTGATCGAGGTTCAGAAGAATTCTTACAACTGGTTTATCAATGAAGGGTTGAAAGAAGTATTTGCTGATATCTCTCCCATCGCAGATTACAGCGGGCAGTTAAGTCTGGAATTCGTTGATTTTACATTATGTGAAAAAGATGTGAAATATTCCATCGAAGAATGTAAGGAACGGGATGCAACTTACGCCGCACCCTTAAAGGTAAGAGTAAGATTTTACAACAAAGAGGCAGTTGAAGAAGTCAAAGATTATGAAATCTTCATGGGCGATTTACCACTTATGACAGAAACAGGAACGTTCGTAATCAACGGAGCGGAGCGAGTAATCGTCAGCCAGCTGGTACGTTCTCCTGGCATATATTATGGAATTGCACACGATAAAGTGGGTAAGACATTATATTCCTGCACTGTAATCCCCAATCGTGGTGCGTGGCTGGAATACGAGACAGATTCCAATGATGTTTTCTATGTACGTGTTGACAGAACCAGAAAGGTTCCGGTTACCGTATTGATTCGTGCACTGGGAATTGGAACCAATCAGGAAATTATAGATTTGTTTGGGGAAGAACCCAAGATTATCGCCAGCTTTGGAAAAGATGTTGCCACCAATTATCAGGAAGGCCTGCTGGAATTATACAAGAAAATCCGTCCGGGCGAGCCTCTTACCGTGGAAAGCGCGGAGAGCCTGATTAATGCAATGTTTTTTGACCCAAGACGTTATGACCTTGCAAAAGTAGGAAGATATAAATTTAATAAAAAACTGTCTCTCAGGAACCGCATACACGGACAGGTTCTGGCAGAAGACGTGGTAGATGTGTCCACCGGAGAGATTATTGCGGAGCAGGGAGCCACCGTCACCAGAGAACTGGCAGATGATATCCAGAACGCTGCGGTTCCCTACGTGTGGATTCAGGGAGAAGAACGCAATATCAAGGTGCTGTCCAACCTGATGGTAGACGTGACCAGGTATGTGGATATAGACAGAGAAGAAGCCAGAAAACTGGGCATTACAGAGCTTGTGTACTATCCGGTTCTGGAAACCATTCTGGAAGAAAATGAGACGCTGGAAGATATCAAAAATGCTCTGCACCGGGATGCGGCAGACCTGATTCCCAAACACATCACCAGAGAAGACATTCTGGCGTCCATCAATTATAATATGCACCTGGAATACGGACTTGGAAATGACGACGATATCGACCACCTGGGCAATCGTCGAATTCGTGCCGTGGGAGAATTGCTGCAGAACCAGTACCGTATCGGACTTTCCCGCATGGAACGTGTGGTGCGGGAACGTATGACAACCCAGGATCTGGAGGGAATCTCGCCCCAGAGCCTGATTAATATCAAACCGGTGACGGCTGCGGTAAAAGAATTCTTTGGTTCTTCCCAGTTATCCCAGTTTATGGACCAGAACAATCCTCTGGGCGAACTGACCCACAAAAGGCGTCTGTCCGCACTGGGGCCCGGAGGTCTGTCCAGAGACCGTGCCGGATTCGAGGTCCGCGACGTGCATTATTCCCATTACGGAAGGATGTGCCCCATTGAGACCCCTGAAGGACCCAATATCGGTCTGATTAACTCCCTTGCAACTTATGCGAGAATCAACGATTACGGGTTTGTGGAAGCGCCCTATCGTAAAATAGATAAATCCGATCCCAAAAATCCGCGGGTTACGGACGAAGTTGTCTATATGACAGCAGACGAAGAGGACAATTACCATGTGGCCCAGGCTAACGAAGCGCTGGACAAAGACGGACATTTTGTGAGAAATTCCGTGTCCGGACGTTACCGGGAAGAGACACAGGAGTATGAAAAAACCATGTTTGATTACATGGACGTTTCCCCAAAAATGGTATTTTCCGTGGCAACCGCACTGATTCCTTTCCTGGAAAATGATGATGCCAACCGTGCGCTGATGGGATCCAACATGCAGCGTCAGGCGGTTCCCCTTCTGACCACAGAAGCCCCGGCGGTAGGAACCGGAATGGAGACAAAAGCGGCTGTGGACTCCGGAGTCTGCGTGGTTGCGAAGCATTCCGGCGTGGTGGAACGCTCTGTTTCCAATGAGATTACCATCCGCACCGAAGAAGGCAGGCGGGAAGTATATAAACTGACCAAATTTTCCCGAAGCAACCAGTCCAACTGCTACAACCAGAGGCCCATTGTATTTAAAGGCGACAGAGTAGAAGCAGGGCAGGTAATTGCAGACGGTCCCTCCACTTCCAACGGAGAGCTGGCACTGGGAAAAAATCCTCTGATTGGATTTATGACCTGGGAGGGTTATAATTACGAAGATGCGGTTTTATTAAGTGAACGACTGGTGCAGGAAGATGTTTATACTTCCGTGCACATTGAAGAATATGAGGCGGAAGCCCGCGATACCAAACTGGGACCGGAAGAAATTACCAGAGACGTGCCCGGTGTGGGTGACGACGCACTGAAAGATCTGGATGAACGAGGGATTATCCGTATTGGGGCGGAAGTCCGTGCCGGAGATATTCTGGTGGGCAAAGTAACTCCCAAGGGAGAGACAGAGCTGACAGCAGAAGAACGTCTTCTGCGGGCAATTTTCGGTGAAAAGGCGAGGGAGGTCAGAGACACATCCCTGAAAGTGCCCCATGGAGAATACGGTATCGTGGTAGACGCCAAAGTATTTACCAGAGAAAACGGAGATGAATTATCCCCTGGCGTAAATCAGGCAGTCCGCATTTACATTGCTCAGAAACGTAAGATTTCCGTGGGCGACAAGATGGCGGGACGTCATGGAAACAAGGGTGTGGTTTCCCGTGTACTTCCGGTGGAAGATATGCCTTTCCTGCCCAATGGCCGGCCTCTTGATATTGTACTGAATCCTCTGGGCGTGCCTTCCCGTATGAATATCGGGCAGGTGTTGGAAATCCATTTAAGCCTTGCGGCAAAAGCCCTTGGATTTAATATTGCGACTCCGGTATTTGACGGAGCAAGAGAAGATGACATTATGGATACCCTGGACCTGGCAAATGATTATGTCAATCTGTCCTGGGAAGATTTTGAGACAAAGTATAAAACAGAACTCCTGCCGGAAGTTATGGAATATCTCTATGAAAACCGGGGACATCGGGAAGTGTGGAAGGGCGTGCCCCTTTCCCGTGACGGAAAAGTAAGGCTCCGTGACGGAAGAACGGGAGAATATTTCGACAGCCCCGTAACCATCGGGCACATGCATTATCTGAAACTCCACCATCTGGTAGACGACAAGATTCATGCCCGTTCCACCGGACCATATTCACTGGTAACTCAGCAGCCGCTGGGAGGAAAAGCCCAGTTCGGAGGACAGCGTTTCGGTGAGATGGAGGTATGGGCTCTGGAGGCATACGGCGCATCCTATACCCTGCAGGAAATCCTTACGGTAAAATCTGATGACGTAATCGGACGTGTGAAAACTTACGAAGCGATAATCAAGGGTGATAATATTCCCGAACCGGGAATTCCGGAATCCTTTAAGGTACTTTTGAAAGAGCTGCAGTCTCTGGGCCTGGATGTAAAAGTTCTGGACGAAAACAGAGAAGAAGTGGAGCTGATGGAAACCAGCGAGTACGGCAATACGGATTTGAATTCCATTATCACAGGAGACCGCAACTTTGCCTTTGAAGAGGAAGAATCCTTCGGAGCCATGGGCTTCAGCAAGCAGGAATTCAGCGAAGACGAAGAACTGGTGGATATCGAAGAAGAGGAAGAAGAAGCGTTGGAACTGGAGGACGATTTCGCTGACTTTGACAGTGTTCTGGATGATTAG